A window from Flavobacteriales bacterium encodes these proteins:
- a CDS encoding T9SS type A sorting domain-containing protein, giving the protein MKKIYALILTLSGLCSTLRAQTYDVDTLQYNGDINQYINIVILGDGYTSAELGKYSNDAADFMNGFLFSQSPFKEYKQYFNVFTIKVPSPESGIKHPRTASDCSSLPASNPNNFYGCSFDIGGIHRLLSPNNSKVATVLANNFPGYDQVFMIANSTEYGGAGGTYATFSTHGSSGEIGLHEGGHSFASLADEYWAGAQYAKEKPNMTKETSPTLVKWKNWMNVNGVGIYSHTGDASWKKPRTGQCKMEVLGKPFCSVCAETIVEKIHSLVDPLNEHDPMNTSVSVSNQAIDFSIGYVQPAPNTMASRWILDGSATVSNNVSSFSWTTSGSVLVASQDSLALDPSGLSLGNHTLKVYTLDTTILTRSDSHPNSHLDSVVWTLNKTVTGLEVAQEGKVSVQIFPNPITGDNLNVSYALAHPTTITLTLLSIDGKVLRSFNRLANEGAQTHVVDMQELPKGVYLVQLSSDDFVITRQVVK; this is encoded by the coding sequence ATGAAAAAGATATACGCTCTGATCCTGACCCTTTCGGGCCTGTGCTCCACCCTTCGCGCACAAACCTATGATGTGGATACTTTGCAGTACAATGGCGATATCAATCAATACATCAACATCGTCATTCTTGGTGATGGATATACCTCCGCTGAGTTGGGTAAATACAGCAACGATGCTGCCGATTTCATGAATGGGTTTTTGTTTTCCCAATCGCCATTCAAGGAATACAAACAGTACTTTAACGTATTTACAATCAAGGTCCCTTCTCCGGAATCCGGAATCAAGCATCCCCGGACAGCTTCGGATTGCTCCAGTTTGCCGGCATCCAATCCGAATAATTTCTATGGGTGTTCATTTGATATCGGAGGCATTCATCGCCTGTTATCGCCAAACAACTCAAAGGTGGCCACGGTTCTGGCCAACAATTTTCCGGGTTACGATCAGGTGTTCATGATCGCCAATTCCACGGAGTATGGTGGCGCCGGCGGGACGTATGCCACCTTCAGTACGCATGGCAGCAGCGGAGAGATCGGATTACATGAAGGAGGGCACTCATTCGCCAGCCTGGCAGATGAATATTGGGCGGGTGCACAGTATGCGAAAGAGAAACCGAATATGACAAAGGAAACCAGTCCGACCCTTGTAAAATGGAAGAACTGGATGAATGTGAATGGCGTCGGGATCTATTCGCATACCGGTGATGCCTCGTGGAAAAAGCCGCGTACCGGACAATGCAAGATGGAAGTTCTGGGTAAGCCGTTCTGTAGTGTATGCGCAGAAACGATTGTTGAAAAAATACATTCATTGGTTGATCCCCTCAATGAACATGATCCCATGAATACTTCCGTTTCTGTAAGTAATCAAGCGATTGACTTTTCCATCGGTTACGTCCAACCTGCTCCCAACACCATGGCATCACGCTGGATCCTGGATGGCAGTGCAACGGTCAGTAACAATGTTTCTTCGTTCAGCTGGACAACCAGTGGGTCGGTGCTCGTGGCAAGCCAGGATAGTCTTGCATTGGATCCTTCGGGTCTAAGTCTTGGTAACCATACTTTGAAGGTGTATACCCTGGATACCACCATTCTGACCCGCAGCGACAGTCATCCAAACAGCCATCTGGATAGCGTTGTATGGACGTTGAATAAAACAGTGACCGGACTTGAGGTGGCTCAGGAGGGGAAGGTCAGTGTACAAATATTTCCAAATCCAATCACGGGAGACAACCTGAATGTGAGCTATGCTCTGGCGCATCCCACAACCATCACGTTAACCCTGCTTTCCATTGACGGTAAGGTCTTGCGTTCTTTCAATCGGTTGGCGAATGAAGGTGCGCAGACGCACGTAGTGGACATGCAGGAACTGCCCAAGGGAGTCTACCTTGTTCAGCTTTCCTCGGATGACTTCGTGATCACCCGGCAGGTGGTGAAGTGA